In Papaver somniferum cultivar HN1 unplaced genomic scaffold, ASM357369v1 unplaced-scaffold_114, whole genome shotgun sequence, a genomic segment contains:
- the LOC113328840 gene encoding uncharacterized protein LOC113328840 produces the protein MESDKKSLHPAFAVSNIKVLIPITLDIKQDEYSSWVFLFQLHLQAHNLLFLIDDSAPPPDLDAATILQLDALCRQWMFSTMAKDLMLTVLKTSKTAKELWNHIKNLFQDNKGSRAANLESKFVNLRFVDCNNVDDYCDKLQALSNRLSDLDFPMDEKSLVIQLVNGLPEEYNIVASFIQQSMPSFDTARSQLRTEEIRREQQSNYSSHTALAAANNQRSPATSSSITSSFHSASAHQRSEPSSLMGHQAALLPTPPGPGRHPTAPNWAPQWTSPPSPYPVVPYWSQQHHLSGRGRGRQFRGRGRGRGRTFSAARSPQAYVTPTTEYLQPSDIAEAYSSMSIRAPDDDFYMDTGATSHITSDPGFEFEEDYSPM, from the exons ATGGAAAGTGACAAAAAATCCTTACATCCGGCTTTCGCCGTTTCTAACATCAAAGTTTTGATCCCTATTACTCTAGATATCAAACAAGATGAATATTCTTCATGGGTTTTCCTTTTCCAACTTCATCTACAAGCACACAACCTCCTTTTTCTTATTGACGATTCCGCTCCACCACCAGATCTTGATGCTGCCACCATATTACAACTTGATGCCCTCTGCCGtcaatggatgttctccaccatggccaAAGATTTGATGCTTACAGTTCTCAAAACTAGTAAAACTGCGAAAGAGTTATGGAATCATATTAAAAATCTTTTCCAAGACAACAAAGGAAGCCGTGCCGCTAACCTAGAAAGTAAGTTCGTGAATCTAAGATTTGTTGATTGTAACAATGTTGATGATTATTGTGATAAGCTACAGGCACTTTCGAATCGACTAAGTGATCTTGATTTTCCAATGGATGAGAAAAGTTTGGTTATACAACTTGTCAATGGACTTCCGGAGGaatacaatattgttgcctcctTCATCCAACAATCGATGCCATCTTTTGACACTGCTCGCTCTCAATTACGCACTGAGGAGATTCGCCGTGAACAGCAATCAAACTATAGCTCCCATACTGCCCTTGCGGCTGCCAACAACCAGCGTTCACCTGCTACTTCTTCTTCCATCACCAGCAGTTTTCACTCAGCGTCTGCCCACCAGCGTTCCGAGCCCAGTTCCTTGATGGGCCACCAAGCTGCTCTTCTGCCAACTCCACCAGGCCCAGGACGTCACCCTACTGCACCCAACTGGGCTCCCCAATGGACGTCTCCCCCAAGCCCATACCCTGTTGTACCTTACTGGAGTCAGCAGCATCATCTCTCTGGTCGTGGCCGAGGTCGTCAGTTCCGTGGGCGTGGCCGTGGTCGCGGACGCACCTTCTCAGCAGCCCGTTCACCACAAGCTTACGTTACTCCTACAACGGAATACCTTCAACCATCGGATATTGCCGAAGCATACAGCTCCATGAGCATTCGAGCGCCTGATGATGACTTCTACATGGACACTGGCGCAACGTCACACATCACCTCGGATCCAG gatttgaatTTGAGGAAGACTATTCTCCGATGTGA